Proteins from a single region of Rhipicephalus sanguineus isolate Rsan-2018 chromosome 5, BIME_Rsan_1.4, whole genome shotgun sequence:
- the LOC119394031 gene encoding tRNA wybutosine-synthesizing protein 3 homolog encodes MDSFAKEKRERLGGADVSRKGTIDSRIIDVTDRLNSFPQYYTTSSCSGRIIFFSGAESDVGKPAAKKGCQWHLVTHDLLTQDELDKTLATVNKSATLKFEPFILHVRCHTLDAAQKLLAVSIGAGCRNSGIMLSKSGKVHVAVRTTLSLEVPLSDNENILVTPMYLNFLRKQANEKMTENWKRLQRFSDALSKLHCENEGKSATRQLPRDSLVARTKTKKTSVAFDYDESVSGLFDFSS; translated from the exons ATGGATTCGTTTGCGAAGGAAAAACGCGAGCGCCTTGGAGGTGCCGATGTAAGCCGCAAAGGGACGATAGATTCCAGGATAATCGATGTTACCGACCGACTGAATTCGTTTCCGCAATACTATACCACAAGCTCATGCTCTGGGAGAatcatatttttttcaggcgcaGAA TCCGACGTTGGAAAGCCAGCAGCTAAGAAGGGATGTCAGTGGCACCTCGTCACGCATGATCTTCTCACACAAGATGAACTG gACAAGACATTGGCAACAGTCAACAAGTCTGCAACTCTCAAGTTTGAACCATTCATCCTCCATGTACGGTGTCACACTCTGGACGCAGCCCAAAAGCTG CTGGCAGTGAGCATAGGGGCCGGATGTCGCAATTCCGGCATAATGCTAAGCAAGTCGGGCAAGGTTCACGTG GCAGTTCGGACCACACTCTCGTTGGAGGTTCCACTTTCTGATAATGAAAACATCCTTGTCACACCCATG TACCTGAACTTTCTGAGGAAGCAAGCGAATGAAAAAATGACGGAAAACTGGAAACGGCTACAAAG GTTTTCAGATGCGCTTAGCAAACTTCACTGTGAAAATGAAGGCAAGTCCGCAACACGTCAACTCCCCAGAGATTCGTTGGTTGCAAGGACCAAGACGAAGAAGACATCCGTTGCATTCGATTACGATGAAAGCGTTTCTGGTCTTTTCGACTTCTCCTCATGA